In a genomic window of Mycolicibacter heraklionensis:
- a CDS encoding IS256 family transposase, which yields MEAFRTRSLAHTQFPYVFCDATFCKVRVGAHVVSQALVVATGVSIDGTREVLGTAVGDSESFEFWREFLASLKSRGLSGVHLVISDAHAGLKAAVAQQFSGSSWQRCRVHFMRNLHTAVAAKHAPAVTAAVKTIFAHTDPEGVGDQWDRVADTLAESFPKVAAMMGEAKTDVLAFTAFPKAHWQKIWSNNPIERLNKEIKRRADVVEIFPNPAAFLRLATAVVIEAHDEWQVTRRYLSDVSMDELRTVIAKKHTAEALAKQHQIA from the coding sequence ATCGAGGCGTTTCGCACCCGCAGCCTGGCTCACACGCAGTTTCCGTACGTGTTCTGCGACGCCACGTTCTGCAAGGTGCGGGTCGGGGCGCATGTGGTCTCCCAGGCCCTGGTGGTGGCCACCGGGGTCTCGATCGACGGCACCCGCGAGGTGCTGGGCACCGCTGTCGGCGATAGCGAGTCCTTCGAGTTCTGGCGGGAGTTCCTCGCCTCGCTCAAATCGCGTGGTCTGTCCGGGGTGCACCTGGTGATTTCCGATGCCCATGCGGGCTTGAAAGCTGCGGTGGCCCAACAGTTCAGTGGGTCGTCGTGGCAGCGGTGCCGGGTGCATTTCATGCGTAACCTGCACACCGCCGTGGCCGCGAAGCATGCCCCCGCGGTGACCGCGGCGGTCAAGACGATCTTCGCCCACACCGACCCCGAGGGAGTCGGCGACCAGTGGGACCGCGTCGCCGACACCCTCGCCGAATCGTTTCCGAAGGTCGCGGCCATGATGGGCGAGGCCAAGACCGATGTGCTGGCGTTCACCGCGTTCCCGAAGGCCCACTGGCAGAAGATCTGGTCGAACAACCCCATAGAACGGTTGAACAAGGAGATCAAGCGCCGGGCCGATGTCGTGGAGATCTTCCCCAACCCCGCGGCGTTCCTGCGCCTGGCGACGGCGGTAGTCATCGAAGCCCACGACGAATGGCAGGTCACCCGCCGCTATCTCTCCGATGTCTCCATGGACGAACTACGCACCGTCATCGCCAAGAAACACACCGCCGAAGCGCTTGCCAAACAACACCAAATCGCTTAG
- a CDS encoding macrolide-binding ATPase MABP-1: MDDGHVSDIKRGSAARNAKLASLPVGFAGRAALGLGKRLTGKSKDEVTAELMEKAANQLFTVLGELKGGAMKVGQALSVMEAAIPEEFGEPYREALTKLQKDAPPLPADKVHRVLDAQLGTKWRERFTEFDDTPIASASIGQVHKAVWADGRPVAVKIQYPGADEALRADLKTIRRLTGIFKQLAPGVDVKGVIDELIERTEMELDYRLEADNQRIFAKAYAGHPHFHIPHVVASAPKTVIQEWIDGIGMAEIIRNGTVEQRDLMGTRLAEFTWDAARRLELIHGDAHPGNFMLLPDGRMGIIDFGAVAPMPGGFPPELGASVRYARDKEYDKVIETMRRGGFIQKGQDVSVREIDEMFRQYVEPVEVEVFHYSRKWLMRIAGKQLERPVEQIKTARQLDLPPKLAMPMRVLGSTTAIMCQLDAHVPIKRLSEELVPGFTDPEDVAVGPSA, from the coding sequence ATGGATGATGGACACGTGTCAGACATCAAACGCGGTAGCGCGGCGCGCAATGCGAAGCTGGCCAGCCTGCCCGTCGGCTTCGCCGGCCGGGCAGCACTCGGGCTCGGGAAACGGCTGACCGGCAAGTCCAAGGACGAGGTCACCGCCGAGCTCATGGAGAAGGCGGCCAACCAGCTGTTCACCGTCCTGGGTGAGCTCAAGGGTGGCGCCATGAAGGTGGGCCAGGCCCTGTCGGTGATGGAAGCGGCCATCCCCGAGGAGTTCGGCGAGCCCTACCGGGAGGCGCTGACCAAACTGCAGAAGGATGCGCCGCCGCTGCCCGCGGACAAAGTGCACCGGGTGCTCGACGCGCAGCTGGGCACCAAGTGGCGGGAGCGCTTCACCGAGTTCGACGACACCCCCATCGCCTCGGCCAGCATCGGACAGGTGCACAAAGCGGTGTGGGCCGACGGCCGTCCCGTGGCGGTCAAGATCCAGTACCCCGGCGCCGACGAGGCGCTGCGTGCCGACCTCAAGACGATTCGGCGGCTGACCGGCATCTTCAAGCAGCTGGCACCCGGCGTGGACGTCAAGGGCGTCATCGATGAGTTGATCGAGCGCACCGAGATGGAGCTGGACTACCGGCTGGAGGCCGACAACCAGCGCATCTTCGCCAAGGCCTACGCCGGCCACCCCCACTTCCACATCCCGCACGTCGTGGCCAGCGCCCCCAAGACGGTGATCCAGGAGTGGATCGACGGCATCGGCATGGCCGAGATCATCCGTAACGGCACCGTCGAGCAACGCGACCTGATGGGCACCCGGCTGGCCGAGTTCACCTGGGACGCCGCCCGCCGGCTGGAGCTCATCCACGGCGACGCCCACCCGGGCAACTTCATGCTGCTGCCGGACGGCCGGATGGGCATCATCGATTTCGGTGCGGTGGCGCCGATGCCCGGCGGTTTCCCCCCGGAGCTGGGCGCCTCGGTGCGTTACGCCCGCGACAAGGAATACGACAAGGTCATCGAAACCATGCGCCGGGGCGGCTTCATCCAGAAGGGCCAGGACGTCTCGGTACGCGAGATCGACGAGATGTTCCGTCAGTACGTCGAACCGGTCGAGGTCGAGGTCTTCCACTACAGCCGCAAGTGGCTGATGCGGATCGCCGGCAAGCAACTGGAGCGCCCGGTCGAGCAGATCAAGACGGCCCGGCAGCTGGACCTGCCGCCCAAACTCGCGATGCCGATGCGGGTGCTCGGATCCACCACGGCGATCATGTGTCAGCTCGACGCCCACGTGCCGATCAAGCGGCTGTCCGAAGAATTGGTGCCGGGCTTCACCGATCCCGAAGACGTCGCGGTCGGTCCGTCCGCCTAG
- a CDS encoding lysophospholipid acyltransferase family protein, giving the protein MHVLTDTDAILNQPPRVDALRRAVETVADAVTPAIEAYRPYVEGLENLPRDGRFLLVGNHTQVSVEALLIPFHVRRVIGKRVRSLTDRQFGRMRGPARDLLAAAGALVGAPEPVRELMCRNEPILVFPGGGREIPKFKGEEYTLRWQGRAGFARLAVEHQYPIVPVGLVGGDDVYRSLSRRGGSWERFSAALTRRLAGPPDMVMPLQHGIGPTLIPRPQRMYLRFGAPIDTTKPARVSSEKWVATVREKTQQSLERILAELLDVRAEDPYRHLNPLAWRRAAAPPETVARS; this is encoded by the coding sequence ATGCACGTCCTGACCGACACCGACGCGATCCTGAACCAGCCGCCGCGGGTCGACGCCCTGCGGCGGGCCGTCGAGACCGTCGCCGACGCGGTCACGCCCGCGATCGAGGCGTACCGGCCCTACGTCGAGGGGCTCGAAAACCTGCCCCGTGATGGCCGATTTCTCTTGGTGGGCAACCACACCCAGGTCAGTGTGGAAGCCCTGCTGATTCCCTTTCACGTTCGGCGCGTGATCGGCAAACGGGTACGGTCACTGACGGATCGACAGTTCGGGCGCATGCGGGGCCCGGCGCGAGATCTGCTCGCCGCCGCGGGGGCGCTGGTGGGCGCGCCCGAGCCGGTCCGCGAACTGATGTGCCGCAACGAGCCCATCCTGGTGTTCCCCGGCGGCGGTCGGGAGATTCCGAAGTTCAAGGGGGAGGAGTACACCCTGCGCTGGCAGGGCCGCGCCGGATTCGCCCGCCTCGCAGTCGAACACCAGTATCCGATCGTGCCCGTCGGGTTGGTCGGTGGCGATGACGTCTACCGGAGTCTGAGTCGTCGCGGTGGCAGCTGGGAACGCTTCAGTGCGGCTCTGACACGACGGCTTGCCGGGCCGCCGGACATGGTCATGCCCCTGCAGCACGGCATCGGCCCGACCCTCATCCCTCGACCGCAGCGGATGTACCTGCGCTTCGGCGCCCCGATCGACACCACCAAGCCCGCCCGCGTCTCGAGCGAGAAATGGGTTGCCACCGTGCGGGAGAAGACTCAACAGTCGCTCGAGCGGATCTTGGCCGAACTGCTCGACGTCCGCGCCGAGGATCCCTACCGCCACCTCAATCCGCTTGCGTGGCGCCGCGCCGCCGCACCACCCGAGACGGTGGCACGCAGCTGA
- a CDS encoding TetR/AcrR family transcriptional regulator, protein MRRNAGELRGQILDAARAEFARHGLAGSRIDRIAGAAHASKERLYAHFGDKETLFREVMATDVTAFYRSVTLRPDAVPEFAGDIYDLGRNRPEHLRMITWARLEGLALDEPHADGRAIFEHAVAAIEAAQSDGHVDTSWEPLDLLALLFGIGLAWAHSPDPYEALTDRAVIARQRGAAVEAARRIVARPCG, encoded by the coding sequence GTGAGACGGAACGCCGGTGAGCTGCGCGGCCAGATACTCGATGCTGCCCGCGCCGAGTTCGCTCGCCATGGTCTTGCCGGATCGCGCATCGACCGGATCGCCGGCGCGGCACACGCCAGCAAGGAACGCCTCTATGCCCACTTCGGCGACAAGGAAACCCTGTTTCGGGAAGTGATGGCTACCGACGTGACCGCCTTCTATCGGTCGGTCACCCTACGTCCCGACGCGGTGCCCGAATTCGCCGGCGATATCTACGATTTGGGCCGCAACCGACCCGAACACCTTCGCATGATCACCTGGGCCCGCCTGGAAGGATTGGCCCTCGACGAGCCCCACGCAGACGGGAGGGCGATCTTCGAGCACGCCGTCGCGGCCATCGAAGCCGCCCAGAGCGACGGGCACGTCGACACCTCCTGGGAACCCCTGGACCTGCTGGCCCTGCTGTTCGGTATCGGCCTGGCCTGGGCCCACTCCCCCGATCCGTACGAGGCCCTCACCGACCGCGCTGTGATCGCACGCCAACGCGGCGCCGCCGTCGAGGCCGCGCGGCGGATCGTTGCTCGCCCCTGTGGATGA
- a CDS encoding ATP-dependent DNA helicase UvrD2, protein MDAMDALIAGLDEEQRAAVLAPRGPVCVLAGAGTGKTRTITHRIAQLVAGGHVAPGQVLAVTFTQRAAGEMRSRLRALGSAAGAGAAAGVGGVQALTFHAAARRQLRYFWPRVVGDTGWELLDRKFGVVARAAGHAGLRLSNDDVRDVAGEIEWAKASLIGPEQYPEAVAAAGRDTPLDAAKLADVYAGYEALKARGEVAMLDFDDLLLHTAAAIENDAAVAAEFRDRYRCFVVDEYQDVTPLQERVLSAWLGERDDLTVVGDANQTIYSFTGASPRYLLDFTRRFPDAALVRLERDYRSTPEVVSLANRVIGAARGRVAGSKLNLIGQRESGPAPVFREHSDEVAEAAAVAKSIARLIHDGTSPAEIAVLYRINAQSEVYEEALTEAGIAYQVRGGEGFFTRQEIRQALVALQRAAERGADGPLPETVRGVLEPLGLTTEPPSGAKARERWEALGALAELVDDEVAQRPDLDLPALLTELRMRADSRHPPTVQGVTLASLHAAKGLEWDAVFLVGLADGTLPISHALAHGADSEAVEEERRLLYVGVTRARIHLSLSWALARAPGGRAGRKPSRFLSGIAPQADAAAPAKRRARGAPKHCRVCNKALATPAAIMLSRCETCAADVDTELLVALKDWRLRTATELKVPAYIVFSDNTLTAIAEMLPGDEAALVAIPGIGARKLEQFGSDVLEMIRNRG, encoded by the coding sequence ATGGACGCCATGGATGCGCTCATCGCCGGGCTGGACGAGGAGCAGCGCGCTGCGGTGCTGGCGCCGCGCGGCCCGGTGTGCGTTCTCGCCGGTGCTGGGACCGGCAAAACCCGCACCATCACCCATCGGATCGCCCAGCTGGTCGCCGGCGGTCACGTCGCGCCCGGACAGGTGCTGGCGGTGACGTTCACCCAGCGCGCCGCCGGGGAGATGCGGTCCCGGTTGCGTGCGCTGGGTTCGGCGGCCGGCGCGGGCGCGGCTGCCGGGGTCGGCGGAGTCCAGGCGCTGACCTTTCACGCCGCCGCCCGGCGGCAGTTGCGGTACTTCTGGCCGCGGGTGGTCGGCGACACCGGGTGGGAGCTGTTGGACCGCAAGTTCGGGGTGGTCGCCCGCGCCGCCGGCCACGCCGGCCTGCGGTTGAGCAATGACGACGTGCGTGACGTGGCCGGCGAGATCGAGTGGGCCAAGGCATCCCTGATCGGGCCCGAGCAGTATCCCGAGGCGGTGGCCGCGGCCGGCCGCGATACCCCGCTGGACGCCGCCAAGCTGGCCGATGTCTACGCCGGTTATGAGGCGCTGAAGGCTCGCGGCGAAGTGGCGATGCTCGACTTCGACGACCTGCTGCTGCACACCGCGGCCGCGATCGAGAACGACGCTGCGGTGGCCGCCGAATTCCGGGACCGCTACCGGTGTTTCGTCGTCGACGAATACCAGGACGTCACGCCGTTGCAGGAGCGGGTGTTGTCGGCCTGGCTGGGGGAGCGCGACGACTTGACCGTCGTCGGGGACGCCAACCAGACCATCTATTCGTTCACCGGAGCCTCGCCGCGCTATCTGCTGGACTTCACTCGCCGGTTTCCGGACGCCGCACTGGTGCGCCTGGAGCGCGACTACCGGTCCACGCCCGAGGTGGTGTCGCTGGCCAACCGGGTGATCGGCGCCGCACGGGGGCGGGTGGCCGGCAGCAAGCTGAACCTGATCGGGCAGCGCGAATCCGGCCCGGCTCCGGTCTTTCGGGAGCATTCCGACGAGGTCGCCGAGGCCGCGGCGGTGGCCAAGTCCATCGCCCGGTTGATTCACGACGGCACTTCGCCGGCCGAGATCGCCGTGCTGTACCGGATCAATGCGCAGTCGGAGGTCTACGAGGAGGCGCTCACCGAGGCCGGCATCGCCTACCAGGTGCGCGGCGGCGAGGGGTTCTTCACCCGCCAGGAGATCCGCCAGGCGCTGGTCGCGTTGCAGCGGGCCGCGGAGCGTGGTGCCGATGGGCCGCTACCCGAAACGGTGCGCGGTGTGCTCGAACCGCTCGGGCTGACCACCGAACCGCCCAGCGGGGCCAAGGCGCGCGAGCGCTGGGAGGCCCTCGGTGCGCTGGCCGAACTCGTCGACGACGAGGTGGCCCAACGCCCCGACCTCGACCTGCCCGCGCTGTTGACCGAACTGCGGATGCGCGCCGACTCCCGGCACCCGCCGACGGTGCAGGGCGTCACCCTGGCATCGCTGCACGCTGCCAAGGGCCTGGAGTGGGACGCGGTGTTCCTGGTCGGCCTCGCCGACGGCACGCTGCCCATCTCGCACGCTTTGGCGCACGGCGCGGACAGCGAGGCGGTCGAGGAGGAACGCCGGCTGCTCTATGTCGGTGTCACGCGGGCCCGCATCCACCTGAGCTTGAGCTGGGCGCTGGCCCGCGCCCCGGGCGGGCGGGCCGGCCGCAAGCCGTCGCGCTTCCTCAGCGGGATCGCCCCGCAGGCCGACGCCGCCGCCCCCGCCAAGCGCCGGGCCCGCGGGGCCCCGAAGCACTGCCGCGTCTGCAACAAGGCGCTGGCCACCCCGGCCGCCATCATGCTCAGCCGGTGCGAGACCTGTGCGGCCGACGTGGACACCGAGCTGCTGGTGGCGCTCAAGGACTGGCGACTGCGCACCGCCACCGAGCTGAAAGTGCCTGCTTACATCGTCTTTTCCGACAACACCCTGACTGCGATCGCCGAGATGCTGCCCGGCGACGAGGCCGCTCTGGTGGCCATCCCGGGCATCGGCGCGCGCAAGCTGGAGCAGTTCGGCTCCGACGTGCTGGAGATGATCCGCAACCGGGGCTGA
- a CDS encoding TOMM precursor leader peptide-binding protein translates to MTRVGSETSTYTLDPALPVLLRPDGAVQIGWDPRRAVLVQPPRGLTPAALATVLRAMQIPTTVAALHREAAQHGPVDAAELDELLAALVASRVAVREEGTRRGCRTVSLRVHGRGPLSDLLVESLRCSSAVVRRSSHPHATVSTAGTDLVVLADYLVPDPRLVRELHAERVPHLPVRVRDGTGLVGPLVLPGVTSCLGCADLHRRDRDSAWPAVAAQLRHTVAHADRATVLATAALALSQVDRVIAAVRGTAADRDLAAPPTLDATLELDLAAGSIVMRRWVRHPLCDC, encoded by the coding sequence GTGACAAGGGTTGGTTCCGAGACCTCCACCTACACCCTCGATCCGGCGCTGCCGGTGTTGCTGCGTCCCGACGGTGCCGTGCAGATCGGCTGGGATCCGAGGCGCGCCGTGCTGGTGCAGCCACCCCGTGGCCTGACCCCGGCAGCGCTGGCCACCGTCCTGCGCGCGATGCAGATCCCGACCACCGTCGCCGCGCTGCACCGCGAAGCCGCCCAACACGGCCCGGTGGACGCCGCGGAGCTCGATGAGCTGCTGGCCGCTCTGGTGGCGTCACGGGTCGCCGTCCGCGAGGAAGGGACGCGCCGTGGGTGCCGCACGGTCTCGCTGCGGGTGCACGGCCGCGGCCCGCTGTCGGATCTGCTGGTCGAATCGCTGCGTTGCTCGAGCGCCGTGGTCCGGCGCAGCAGTCACCCGCACGCCACGGTGAGCACCGCGGGGACCGACCTGGTGGTACTGGCGGACTATTTGGTCCCTGACCCGCGGCTGGTACGGGAACTGCATGCCGAGCGGGTGCCGCACCTGCCGGTGCGAGTGCGCGACGGCACCGGACTGGTCGGCCCGTTGGTCCTGCCAGGAGTCACCAGCTGTTTGGGGTGCGCCGATCTACACCGGCGGGACCGGGACTCCGCGTGGCCCGCGGTGGCCGCGCAGCTACGCCACACCGTCGCCCACGCCGACCGGGCCACAGTGCTGGCGACGGCGGCGCTGGCGCTGAGCCAAGTCGACCGTGTGATCGCAGCGGTGCGCGGGACCGCAGCCGACCGGGACCTGGCTGCTCCCCCGACGCTGGACGCCACCCTGGAGCTGGACCTGGCCGCCGGATCGATCGTGATGCGACGCTGGGTCCGGCACCCGCTGTGCGATTGCTGA
- a CDS encoding WhiB family transcriptional regulator, translating to MKNQLELPCNSDPDLWFADAPADLERAKARCAACPIRQQCLSAALQRAEPWGVWGGEILDRGSVIGRKRPRGRPRKEPVAA from the coding sequence ATGAAGAACCAGCTCGAACTGCCGTGTAACAGCGATCCCGACCTGTGGTTCGCCGACGCCCCCGCCGATCTGGAGCGGGCCAAGGCGCGGTGCGCCGCGTGCCCGATCCGCCAGCAGTGCCTGTCGGCGGCGTTGCAGCGCGCCGAGCCGTGGGGGGTGTGGGGCGGCGAGATCCTCGACCGGGGCAGTGTCATCGGCCGCAAACGGCCGCGTGGCCGCCCACGCAAGGAGCCGGTCGCCGCGTAA
- a CDS encoding LuxR family transcriptional regulator, with protein sequence MSETSWNGTDMSDIGELPTGTVTLLLADVEGSTRLWETQPEAMRAAVARLDQVLAHVVSQHHGVRPVEQGEGDSCVVAFARAADALACALDLQRSALAPIKLRIGLHTGDVQLRDEGNYIGPTINRTARLRDLAHGGQTVLSGTTELLVVDQLPTGVVLTDLGTHPLRDLPRPERVVQLCHPDLCNDFPPLRVASPVDLNHLPVHLTSFIGRRQEIVDVGKALSENRLVTLTGAGGAGKTRLAVQVAGIVAANFAGGVCYVDLAPIIDPKMVAVTTARALGLPDQPGQPLSDMLRRFLRDREVLIVLDNCEHLLDACAELITGLLAACPAVTWLTTSREPIGVTGEVSWRVPSLGLADEAIELFGDRARRTKPGFSVTSENLDTVTEICRRLDGLPLAIELAAARVRALSPNEIRDSLHDTFRLLTGGARTAVRRQQTLRASVDWSHALLSEPEQVLFRRLAVFLGGGDLDAAQAIMGGEIERYQVLDQLVLLVDKSLVVADDSSHGTRYRLLETVRQYAMEKLSESREAGEIRNRHRDHYAAMATALGAPGEVGQERIIDRLDAEIDNLRAAFAWSKECSDTDRALILAAALQPLWLTRGRIQEGLSWLTASPDPDPAGSEMSEARVWASVCRAQLLSFLGRTDVLDDAEQCLAVVRECGDTAMLARTLAACGMICAPGNPELARGYFTEAADFARAVNDLGTLGQVLASNAIAGLMLDQPLAEIQTAAEEGLRIAEGIGAAFIARQCRFALGWAQMYGGDLSGAVTRLGEVIEDAARANDAMYSIYGHTMRTFVLAYAGDAAGSRAEAAAASGSVSLFEYYNGPVHCAQGMAHLASGDASAARQAFETARECSGLDPQTASSFVWAALAPLACGDIADAGRWADDIAASTRGYGRALTLVARARVGIARCDVAAAERDAYEALAIAVELGAPFVVPFALACLGHTMSATENNVVAARLFGAAEAARQLIGLEPLAVLAEQDQSALSGLRATLGEKDFGAAWAEGAALSIDEAIGYAQRGKGERRRAESGWSSLTRAEREVVRLVSEGLGNKEVAARLFVSPRTVQAHLTHVYTKLGLTSRVQLAQEAARH encoded by the coding sequence ATGAGCGAAACGAGCTGGAACGGCACGGACATGAGCGACATCGGGGAACTTCCGACGGGCACCGTCACTCTGCTGTTGGCCGACGTCGAAGGTTCGACGCGGTTGTGGGAGACCCAGCCCGAGGCGATGAGAGCCGCCGTCGCACGGCTCGATCAGGTTCTGGCGCACGTCGTCTCCCAGCACCACGGTGTCCGGCCGGTCGAACAGGGGGAGGGTGACAGCTGCGTTGTCGCTTTTGCCCGTGCTGCGGATGCGTTGGCCTGTGCGCTGGACCTCCAGCGCTCGGCCTTGGCGCCGATCAAGTTGCGGATCGGGCTGCATACCGGCGATGTGCAGCTTCGTGATGAAGGAAACTACATCGGTCCGACCATCAATCGCACGGCGCGGCTTAGAGATCTAGCCCATGGCGGTCAGACCGTTTTGTCAGGTACCACCGAACTCCTTGTCGTCGACCAACTCCCGACCGGCGTCGTGCTCACCGATCTGGGCACCCATCCGTTACGGGACTTGCCGCGCCCGGAACGCGTGGTGCAACTCTGCCACCCGGACTTGTGCAACGACTTCCCGCCACTTCGGGTCGCCAGTCCCGTTGACCTCAACCACCTTCCGGTGCACCTGACGAGCTTCATCGGCCGTCGGCAGGAAATAGTCGACGTTGGGAAGGCGCTCAGTGAGAATCGCCTTGTCACCCTGACCGGTGCGGGCGGCGCCGGAAAGACTCGACTGGCAGTGCAGGTCGCCGGCATTGTTGCCGCGAATTTCGCGGGCGGTGTCTGCTACGTGGACTTGGCCCCGATCATTGACCCGAAGATGGTCGCTGTGACGACGGCGCGAGCGCTGGGTTTGCCGGACCAACCGGGTCAACCGTTGAGCGACATGCTGCGGCGGTTCCTGCGCGATCGCGAAGTCCTGATCGTGCTCGACAACTGCGAGCATCTCCTCGACGCCTGCGCGGAGCTGATCACCGGGCTGCTGGCCGCATGTCCCGCGGTGACGTGGCTGACGACCAGCCGCGAGCCGATCGGTGTGACCGGCGAGGTGAGCTGGCGGGTGCCGTCGCTCGGCTTGGCCGACGAGGCGATCGAGTTGTTCGGCGATCGTGCCCGTCGCACCAAGCCGGGATTCTCGGTGACCTCCGAGAATCTCGACACGGTGACCGAGATCTGCCGTCGCCTCGACGGGCTGCCACTGGCGATCGAGCTTGCGGCGGCGCGGGTGCGGGCGTTGTCGCCCAACGAGATCCGCGACAGCCTGCACGACACTTTCCGGCTGTTGACCGGTGGTGCGCGTACTGCGGTACGACGCCAGCAGACCTTGCGGGCCTCGGTGGATTGGTCCCACGCTTTGCTGTCGGAGCCCGAACAGGTGCTGTTCCGCAGGTTGGCGGTTTTCCTCGGCGGCGGTGACCTCGACGCCGCCCAGGCGATCATGGGCGGTGAGATCGAGCGTTACCAGGTGCTCGACCAGCTGGTCCTATTGGTCGACAAGTCACTGGTGGTCGCCGACGACAGTTCACACGGCACCCGCTATCGGTTGCTGGAGACGGTGCGTCAATACGCCATGGAAAAGCTCAGTGAGTCCCGCGAAGCGGGCGAGATACGGAACCGCCATCGCGACCACTATGCGGCGATGGCCACTGCGCTGGGCGCTCCCGGCGAGGTCGGCCAGGAACGCATCATCGATCGGTTGGACGCCGAAATCGATAACCTGCGAGCGGCTTTCGCATGGAGCAAGGAATGCTCCGACACCGATAGGGCGCTGATACTGGCGGCGGCGCTGCAACCGTTGTGGCTGACTCGTGGGCGTATCCAGGAAGGGCTGAGTTGGCTCACGGCGTCCCCCGATCCGGACCCGGCCGGTTCCGAGATGTCGGAGGCGCGGGTATGGGCGTCGGTATGCCGGGCGCAGCTGCTGTCTTTTCTGGGACGAACTGATGTCCTCGACGACGCCGAACAATGCCTGGCCGTCGTACGCGAGTGCGGCGACACCGCGATGCTGGCTCGGACGCTGGCGGCGTGCGGGATGATCTGTGCTCCCGGAAATCCCGAGTTGGCCCGCGGGTATTTCACCGAGGCGGCCGACTTCGCTCGCGCTGTCAACGACTTGGGGACGTTGGGCCAGGTGCTGGCCTCGAACGCGATCGCGGGTCTGATGCTGGACCAACCGCTCGCGGAGATTCAGACCGCCGCCGAGGAGGGGCTTCGGATCGCCGAGGGCATCGGCGCGGCATTCATCGCGCGCCAGTGCCGGTTCGCGCTGGGCTGGGCGCAGATGTATGGCGGTGACTTGTCCGGCGCCGTCACTCGTTTGGGGGAGGTGATCGAGGACGCCGCACGCGCTAACGATGCGATGTACTCAATCTACGGCCACACCATGCGCACCTTTGTGTTGGCTTACGCGGGTGACGCGGCGGGGTCGCGGGCCGAGGCTGCGGCGGCCTCGGGCAGTGTCTCACTTTTCGAGTACTACAACGGCCCCGTTCATTGCGCACAGGGGATGGCGCATCTGGCTTCCGGGGATGCGTCGGCGGCGCGGCAGGCATTCGAAACCGCCCGGGAGTGCTCCGGGCTGGACCCGCAGACCGCCTCGTCCTTTGTGTGGGCGGCGTTGGCGCCGCTGGCATGCGGTGACATCGCCGACGCGGGCCGCTGGGCCGACGATATCGCGGCGTCGACCCGCGGTTACGGTCGTGCGCTGACGCTGGTGGCGCGTGCCCGGGTGGGTATCGCTCGGTGTGACGTCGCGGCGGCCGAACGTGACGCCTACGAAGCGCTGGCGATTGCCGTGGAACTCGGCGCGCCGTTTGTCGTCCCGTTCGCCCTCGCCTGCCTCGGCCATACGATGAGCGCTACTGAAAACAACGTGGTTGCCGCCCGCTTGTTCGGTGCCGCCGAGGCGGCCCGCCAGCTCATCGGGCTCGAGCCGCTGGCGGTGCTGGCCGAGCAAGACCAGTCCGCGTTGTCCGGGCTGCGGGCCACATTGGGCGAGAAGGACTTCGGCGCGGCGTGGGCAGAAGGGGCCGCGCTGTCGATCGACGAGGCGATTGGCTACGCGCAGCGCGGTAAAGGTGAGCGCAGGCGCGCTGAGAGCGGGTGGTCGTCGCTGACCCGAGCCGAGCGCGAAGTCGTGCGGCTCGTCAGCGAGGGGCTGGGCAACAAAGAGGTGGCGGCACGGCTATTCGTCTCACCGCGCACGGTGCAGGCTCACCTCACCCACGTCTACACCAAGCTTGGGTTGACATCGAGGGTCCAGCTGGCCCAGGAAGCGGCCCGGCACTGA
- a CDS encoding mycoredoxin, whose amino-acid sequence MNQLVMYTTQWCGYCRQLKASLKKLEIPYEEIDIELDPTAAEFVSSANGGNRTVPTLRFADGSTLTNPTGREVKAKLERLGA is encoded by the coding sequence ATGAACCAGCTCGTCATGTACACCACCCAGTGGTGCGGCTACTGCCGACAGCTCAAAGCGTCCTTGAAGAAGCTTGAGATCCCGTACGAGGAGATCGACATCGAGCTGGACCCCACAGCGGCGGAATTCGTCAGCTCGGCCAACGGCGGCAACCGCACGGTGCCCACGCTGCGCTTCGCCGACGGCTCGACGCTGACCAACCCGACCGGGCGTGAGGTCAAGGCGAAGCTGGAGCGGCTCGGCGCCTGA